Proteins from a genomic interval of Quercus robur chromosome 9, dhQueRobu3.1, whole genome shotgun sequence:
- the LOC126698453 gene encoding TOM1-like protein 2 produces the protein MDKLNLAQLGERLKNQGAQMGRMVSGKVKEILQTPTPESKLVDEATSETLEEMGPNWGLNLRICKLINAEEISGTEIVRAIKKKISSGTGSNNNGAVVSQSLSLDLLETCAMNCEKVFSEVASEKVLDEMVKMIENPQTHLGNRKRGLDLIRAWGQSEDLAYLPVFHQTYMSLKGRSIPPLVQEGNSLPMQYSLESYDQQPLSPPERYPIPDTGMHDTGGSSLPFSYRILSVEEKKEYLVVTRNSLELFSSILNTETEPKPLKEDLTISMLENCKQSQPVIKAIIESTTDDEGMLFEALYLHDELAQVISKYEQLEAAQKTGEQQPENSDPVNCEDLEAGQEPGGKLSENSDASKSELEAAQSLAGNLPEKAHASEAKSPALVGAHNENKLVDFPKGESAEPSNEKINDK, from the exons atggacaagttGAATCTAGCGCAACTGGGTGAGCGTTTGAAGAACCAAGGAGCTCAAATGGGTCGAATGGTCTCCGGAAAAGTGAAGGAAATCCTTCAAACCCCAACGCCGGAGTCGAAACTGGTGGACGAGGCCACTTCTGAGACGCTAGAGGAAATGGGTCCCAACTGGGGACTCAACTTGCGGATATGCAAGTTGATCAACGCGGAAGAGATTAGCGGGACTGAGATCGTGAGGGCCATCAAGAAGAAGATCTCTTCTGGGACTGGGAGTAACAACAATGGCGCGGTGGTCAGCCAGAGCCTGAGTTTGGATTTGTTGGAGACTTGTGCTATGAACTGTGAGAAGGTTTTCTCTGAGGTGGCTTCTGAGAAAGTGTTGGACGAGATGGTGAAGATGATAGAGAATCCGCAGACCCATCTTGGGAATAGGAAAAGGGGTTTGGATTTGATTCGGGCTTGGGGGCAGTCCGAGGATCTCGCTTATCTACCTGTCTTTCATCAGACTTACATG AGCTTGAAAGGAAGAAGCATACCTCCACTTGTACAAGAAGGGAATTCACTTCCCATGCAGTATTCCTTGGAATCATATGATCAACAGCCTCTGTCTCCACCTGAGAGATACCCTATTCCTGACACAGGAATGCATGACACAGGAGGTAGTTCACTCCCCTTTAGTTATAGAATCCTATccgttgaagaaaagaaagagtatCTTGTTGTAACTCGAAACAGCCTTGAACTATTCTCCAGCATATTGAACACCGAAACAGAGCCCAAACCTTTGAAG GAAGATCTTACAATAAGCATGTTGGAGAATTGCAAGCAGTCGCAGCCTGTCATTAAGGCGATTATAGAAAGCACCACTGATGATGAAGGGATGCTGTTTGAGGCTCTATATCTTCATGATGAGCTTGCGCAGGTGATCTCCAAGTATGAGCAGTTGGAAGCTGCTCAAAAGACAGGAGAACAACAACCTGAAAACTCTGATCCTGTTAACTGTGAGGACTTGGAAGCTGGCCAAGAGCCTGGAGGAAAACTGTCTGAGAATTCTGATGCCTCTAAGAGTGAGTTAGAAGCTGCTCAAAGCCTTGCAGGAAATCTACCAGAAAAGGCTCATGCATCTGAGGCCAAATCACCTGCTCTTGTAGGAGCTCATAATGAGAACAAGTTGGTGGATTTCCCAAAAGGAGAGAGTGCTGAACCAAGCAATGAGAAGATAAATGATAAATGA
- the LOC126698455 gene encoding pentatricopeptide repeat-containing protein At1g03100, mitochondrial, producing MLSIRKLSNQITASSSVVCLLLAVSSSNVTQAFRCRPKACWCCSLVRHFGSSYLTCVDMPTVVLGLQNKFSHQPKSFTMMAGTILVQARDPAKLSMEIQNAIDEGRFSDTWKLYEQHMQMAGFPRKSVVHKLITSFAESLDVQWLEKAYGLVEQAFEEGKQTLFEKEPLIYLSFCLAKSGLPVPASTILRKLVELEEYPPVTAWSAILAYMSQTAPGAYLATELILEIGYLFQDDRVDPRKKSNAPLISMKPTTTAVNIALAGCLLFGTTRKAEQLLDMIPRVGVKADANLLITMAHIYERNGRREELKRLQRYIDEAHNLSDIQFRQFYNCLLSCHLKFGDLDSASSMILEMLRKAKEARNSLAVATLVYDAAASGKKSPPSLASGPSLSQRQFEILEKNKLFQYEEFSKDRPFLKLEAEAKRVLGTLLAKLRMQVELITTEHGILQPTEIIYVKLVKAFLEVGKTKELAEFLIKTEKEDSPVSNDNSVLAHVINSCISLGWLDQAHDLIDEMRLAGVRTGSSVYSSLLKAYCKVNRAGEVASLLRDARKAGIQLDSSCYEALMQSRVLQKDTQGALHLFKEMKEAKIPRASHQGFEMLFKGCEEGGEAGLMANLLQEIKEGQKIDSGVHDWNNVIHFFCKKRLMQDAEKALDKMRSLGHAPNAQTFHSMVTGYAAIGGKYVEVTELWGEMKSLASSTSMKFDQELLDSVLYTFVRGGFFFRANEVVEMMEKGNMFVDKYKYRTLFLKYHKTLYKGKTPKVQTEAQFKKREAGLTFKKWVGLC from the coding sequence ATGCTATCCATAAGAAAACTTAGCAATCAGATCACTGCAAGTTCTTCTGTTGTATGTCTCTTACTTGCTGTGAGCAGTAGCAATGTAACTCAAGCATTCAGATGCCGACCTAAAGCTTGTTGGTGTTGCAGTTTGGTCCGCCATTTTGGTAGCTCCTATTTGACCTGTGTGGACATGCCAACTGTTGTCTTGGGATTACAGAATAAATTTTCCCATCAACCAAAGTCTTTTACAATGATGGCTGGAACAATATTGGTTCAGGCTCGAGACCCTGCTAAACTAAGTATGGAGATACAAAATGCAATTGACGAGGGTAGATTTAGTGATACATGGAAGTTATATGAACAGCACATGCAGATGGCAGGATTTCCTAGAAAATCTGTTGTGCACAAGCTCATAACCAGTTTTGCTGAAAGCCTTGATGTTCAATGGCTCGAGAAAGCTTATGGATTAGTAGAACAGGCTTTTGAGGAAGGTAAACAGACCTTATTCGAAAAGGAGCCACTAATATATCTCTCTTTTTGTCTTGCCAAATCTGGATTACCGGTTCCTGCATCAACAATATTAAGAAAGTTGGTGGAACTGGAAGAATATCCCCCTGTTACAGCTTGGTCTGCAATTTTGGCCTACATGTCACAAACGGCTCCTGGGGCTTACCTTGCTACAGAGCTGATTCTTGAGATAGGTTACTTGTTCCAAGATGATAGGGTAGATCCGCGTAAAAAGAGCAATGCACCTTTGATTTCTATGAAACCTACTACTACTGCTGTCAACATTGCTTTGGCTGGGTGCCTTTTGTTTGGGACAACTAGGAAGGCAGAGCAGCTCCTTGACATGATACCTCGAGTTGGTGTCAAAGCCGATGCGAACTTGTTGATCACTATGGCACATATATATGAGAGAAATGGGCGAAGAGAAGAGCTAAAGAGGCTGCAAAGATATATTGATGAAGCTCATAACTTGAGTGATATTCAGTTTCGGCAGTTTTATAATTGTTTGCTTTcatgccacttaaaatttggtGATCTAGATTCTGCATCTAGCATGATTTTGGAAATGCTTCGAAAAGCAAAAGAAGCAAGAAATTCTCTTGCTGTAGCTACACTTGTATATGATGCTGCTGCAAGTGGAAAAAAATCTCCTCCTAGTTTGGCTTCAGGGCCAAGTTTGAGTCAGAGACAATTTGagattttggagaaaaataaattatttcaatatGAAGAGTTCTCCAAGGACCGACCTTTCTTAAAACTTGAGGCTGAAGCAAAGCGAGTGCTTGGTACTTTGTTAGCTAAGTTGCGGATGCAAGTTGAATTAATTACTACTGAACATGGAATTCTTCAACCAACTGAAATAATTTATGTGAAATTAGTTAAGGCTTTTCTAGAAGTTGGCAAGACCAAGGAGTTGGCAGAATTTCTTATCAAGACGGAGAAGGAAGATTCCCCAGTTTCCAATGATAATTCAGTCTTGGCTCATGTTATCAACTCATGCATCTCTCTTGGGTGGTTGGATCAGGCACATGACCTTATTGATGAGATGCGTTTGGCTGGGGTTCGAACTGGTTCTTCTGTATATTCCTCTCTCTTGAAAGCGTATTGCAAGGTAAACCGGGCAGGGGAAGTAGCTTCACTTTTACGAGATGCTCGTAAGGCTGGGATTCAACTAGATTCCAGCTGTTATGAGGCATTGATGCAGTCTAGAGTGCTTCAAAAGGATACTCAGGGTGCCCTCCATCTATTCAAAGAGATGAAAGAGGCCAAAATACCACGCGCTAGCCATCAAGGTTTTGAGATGTTATTTAAGGGATGTGAAGAGGGTGGTGAGGCAGGGTTGATGGCAAACCTTTTGCAGGAAATCAAGGAAGGGCAGAAAATTGATAGTGGAGTTCATGATTGGAACAATGTAATACACTTTTTTTGCAAGAAGAGGTTAATGCAGGATGCTGAGAAGGCTCTGGATAAGATGAGGAGTCTAGGGCATGCTCCAAATGCTCAAACTTTTCATTCCATGGTTACTGGGTACGCTGCTATTGGAGGAAAATATGTGGAGGTGACAGAGTTGTGGGGCGAGATGAAGAGTCTTGCTTCTTCTACCTCAATGAAGTTTGATCAGGAACTCCTGGATTCTGTACTTTATACATTTGTCAggggtggatttttttttcgaGCAAATGAAGTCGTGGAGATGATGGAAAAAGGGAACATGTTTGTTGATAAGTACAAATACCGAACTCTCTTCTTGAAGTACCATAAAACACTTTATAAGGGCAAAACTCCTAAAGTCCAGACAGAAGCCCaatttaaaaagagagaagCAGGATTGACTTTCAAGAAGTGGGTAGGCTTGTGCTGA